The following are encoded together in the uncultured Sphaerochaeta sp. genome:
- a CDS encoding ABC transporter permease — protein MSVHVLSLGFIPILLLLAPPLMLLASAIIPEKTHARLLESISMMIGVLFPILVLGIAGSALVEDLGAFARYSPASGMYIYIASVSILYFMQKTLQRRDKIALFCVLLVILGMGFLGMFDRLGILLEARNLGTRLAREILSHIRITGVSLLISMIIGIPIAFLAFMNKAIRRVVFPILNVLQTIPGIALFGLLIAPLASLSRTFPFLRQWGIQGIGNAPAIIALSMYALYPIIRYTYTSLSGIDEQVVLAAKGMGMNSTQLWKIVRLPLATVGILHGIRVALVQTIGNATLAKLIGGDGLGVLVFEGLGQASVDMVLLGMLLIIALTVISDRLFQFLIKVFTPKSLSREER, from the coding sequence TTGTCGGTACATGTGCTTTCACTTGGGTTTATCCCTATACTTCTCTTGCTCGCGCCTCCTCTTATGCTCTTGGCAAGTGCAATTATTCCAGAGAAAACCCATGCTCGGCTCCTTGAATCTATTTCCATGATGATTGGGGTGCTTTTTCCCATTCTGGTATTGGGAATTGCTGGCAGCGCCCTGGTTGAAGATCTTGGAGCTTTTGCCCGCTATAGTCCAGCATCAGGGATGTATATCTATATTGCCTCCGTCTCCATTCTTTACTTCATGCAAAAAACCTTGCAGAGACGTGATAAAATTGCCCTTTTCTGCGTATTGCTGGTAATACTTGGCATGGGCTTTCTTGGCATGTTTGATCGCCTGGGTATTCTCCTGGAAGCAAGGAATCTGGGCACACGCTTGGCTCGTGAAATTCTATCACATATCAGGATTACTGGTGTAAGCTTGCTTATCAGTATGATTATAGGAATACCAATCGCATTTCTCGCTTTTATGAACAAAGCCATCAGGCGTGTAGTATTCCCGATCCTCAACGTATTGCAGACTATTCCAGGAATTGCTCTCTTTGGTCTATTGATTGCTCCACTTGCTTCTCTCTCCAGAACTTTCCCGTTTCTTCGACAGTGGGGAATCCAGGGTATCGGCAATGCACCAGCAATCATTGCGCTCAGTATGTATGCTCTTTATCCCATCATCCGATATACCTATACATCGCTCAGTGGAATTGATGAGCAAGTGGTTCTTGCCGCAAAGGGAATGGGTATGAACTCCACACAACTATGGAAGATCGTTCGCCTTCCCTTGGCAACAGTAGGAATTCTTCATGGTATTCGGGTAGCTTTGGTACAAACCATAGGGAATGCCACACTGGCAAAGTTGATCGGAGGGGATGGACTTGGGGTCTTGGTCTTTGAGGGACTGGGGCAGGCTTCAGTCGATATGGTCTTGCTTGGCATGCTCTTGATTATCGCTCTTACGGTTATCTCAGATAGGCTCTTTCAGTTCTTGATCAAGGTATTTACACCAAAATCTTTATCAAGGGAGGAACGCTGA